CTCATTTGAATTAGCTTCCGTGGTGCTTTGTGTTTGAGAAGCAATGGCATCTCCAGACGTGTTTCTGTAACGCCATCTATAAAAAGCCTTGTCTACCGATGCATCGACGAAAACAACTTCAGGGTAAAAGTACTTGGAGACGTATTGATATGCCCAACCATTGCTCTGATTATTCCTCAATATTCTGATGACACAGACAAACAAAAGGAATTAAATGAGAAAATTTGGATCAAAATCGGGCTATcggagagagagggagacttAAAGTGGACAAGAAAATTTTGGGGAGGGTAAATGTAGCACATGTGAGACACAAATAATGTTTTGCCTCAAGATATTCATTAGATTCCAAACAATTAGCAGGAAAGAGATTCAATGGACAAACTAATAAAGAATGGTAAAACCTACATGTGTGCCAATTCTCCCTGTACCCGAGTCCCTTGCAGCGAAAGCATGTAATCAACAGATGAGCGAATAGATCTGTTAAGTAGAACCAGTCCAAAAAGAGAACCAGCCCCTGATAAAGTATAAGCAGTAGATAACTCAGTCGTATTCTTGTTTATTGAAGATTCTAGACGACACATTATGCTTGCAGGAAACGTACATCACACTTCCTACATTCCTTATATTCCTTACACTACAAGCACTCGAATGGGGATTCCTGATTTATTAAAAGAATGTGATGGAACAAGAACTAACTGCAGATgttataaaatgaaaaacaaaatccATTGTAAGAGAAGAGCAAATAATGCAGTGTTTGGTTTTAGTTCCATCATCTATTTTCCTTCAACAACCGAAAGGGCATTGgatttttcaaaatataaatatactactactcaTGAAACAACAGTTGGGAAACAAGAATTCAAGTATCTTCCAATTACCATAACGCTGATGGGGCATTAAAAACTGAAACCTTCCCAAATTACATTGGATCATTTTGCGCAAAAATACATCTACTTGATTTGCACTTTATACATTTTCCAATCATATGTCAAGTACACATTCTGAAGATAAAACCAAGCAGTTTTATATCTTCACCTACTGATGGTCATTCTAACAATTCATATTGATAAAGAGACATATCATCAGCAGTTTATGCAATGGTTCTgcaaaaatatacacaaaatttgCATGTAAAAGCATCTAATAACATAGGGGCTACAAGGCTGAAATATCTATGGCAACATACACACcattatttcaaataaacatacaTTTACGTTATCATGGCAAGAGCAGGCACTCAAACACGAAAAAATATTCATTGTATTTTACGAAAGTATCCGTACCCTCCCAGCCACTCATACACGCACACAAGGATAAAACGGGAGCGACGTCACCAACCTGCAGAAAGAAGAATCCGCATCTGCTTATCAAGCCTTTTTGTCACTGTCAACAAAAGGATGGTGGTTTAATTAGGCAACAATATTAAGCATCAACAACAGATCATTACACTAAACAGAAGAAATAAACGCACTAACAGCAAAACACGTCAACGTGCAAAAAACTCCAAACAGGAATCTATTTTTCTTAACCTCTTTTCCAGGAACAAAACCACCTATAATGAACAGACTACATAAGTAACGAGTCTAGTGAGGCCTATGCCTTTTGCACAACACAAACAATTCAGTAGAGATGCATCACTTTTCCATGTTAAACAATCTATAACCAACAAACTAGTACCATTTAACAAGTAAAAAACCAACAAAACAATGGTCATGATGAATACCTAGCCAAGAAGTAACTGAACCAGCTAGACCACCAACAGATAAATCTCTTTCAGCTCGATCTCTCCATGATTGCAATGCATTTACTTCTTGAGCCGTCAATTGGACCTGCTCATCCGTCTCAACATtttcagaaaaataaaataaactgcAACAATGGTACAATTGAAGTAAAATTCAAGAATCAATTCGTGATTTTCAGAAGATGTAATCTCAAGCACAACTCGGTTTGAGTTTCGCCTTTTAAGAAAACGTACACATTTTCCAGAAAAAGGTGAAATTAGAAATCCCCTGCGAAAATTTTCAAAACTAAGCCGCAAAATGGCCAAGATTGACAGTAGAAGAGTgcaagaagaaagaaaatataaaataaattacatatctAAGATTTCTGATAAACGGTCACCTGTTTTGAGCGAAGAACTGATTCAAGATTCATAAGAGCATCCATTTTCTAGGCGAAGAGATGATTTCAGCAATCAGTTGTTCGACTGTCTGCTGCtgatttaaatccccaattcgAAATTGGGCACAAAAAAAGGTGATATGTGTTAAACGGTGTCGTTTTGtgtggagtattttattttactactactattttaatttaaattaagggagtgaaatatagataaaaattgtataaatatatttagTTCTTTATtacttgactcaacttatttttaaCACAAGTATATTCGCGTAAGTGTACGGGACTAATGTAGCAAACAACAAGCTAGAGTATTGTATCCACATAGACAATAACTAAAGCAAATAGAAACAACTTGgacaaataaaaacaaataaaagataAAGGATGTAGATCAAGAATTGGGAAGGTAGAATCCtaggtgggggggggggggtcgaTAACAACTATCTTATGTTCAACTGAATTCTAAACTATGCCAACAAGGGGTCTCAAGGGTTATTAAGCTATCACTAAGGTAAAACTATATCTTCTCCCGAAGCATACAATTTGTTGATTGCTACCTAGAACCGAAGTCTCCTTACTAGAACTAAGGgaacaactcctaaaagctcaTAAGATAAATTGCTTCACTCAAAGGCTCAAATCTCTCGATTATAGTGGCAAAGACGTCAATTTCTCCTCTTTCAAATTAGACTACTCATCTTTCGATTATTACAATAAAATTCACATGCATTTATAAGGTGATCAgtcaaataaatgtataaaCACAGAAGAAATCAAAATAACCACATGAGCCAAGACAtagaaaaaatgaaatcaattgAACATAAGAATCATTATATCTCCTCCGTAGAGTTCTACGGaggatttagctactcatgttcatcaCAAAAGTCAAAGAAATATTCAAAAACATTGTTTGAACAACGATAAAACTAAAATACGAACTCCTAGAATTGGATTGGGTTGATTGGAGACCTCGTCTTCAATCTTGTGATGAATACTCGTCATCTGTTtgttcttctcttcttcctagGCGGAAAGCTGAGATTTTTGTGTTCGAGGCGCCCCTGGCATGTTTTATTCATTAGGGCTCTAATTTCCATCAATAAAACTGTCGATCAAACCTGGCGGGTCACCAGGTTCGCTGAGCTCGAAGCTGGCGAGTGGCCAGCTGCTCACGGCATTTTGGTTCGAGGATATTGGCGAGTCGCTAGGTTGGGCATGTGCGAAGCTGGCGGCTCGCCAGCTTTGTTTGGCATTTCCGCCCATCTTCATTCTGGATGCTTCCTTTCGCCGTTAAAGCTTGTTTTCGATCCATTTTCTACATAATATCATAGAGAAATAATATATGATCAAAACCAAGTAAAATTATTCTCTAAAACGTACACAAATCAAGTAAATCATTACTCCATTACACAAGTAGTAATAAATGAATCCTTGTTCAAGATATAATAGTGTTGGAAAAAGATCACGGAATATTTCGCCATTTCCGGAGGAAGATACGCGAGATTATATTATACCAATCATAGGAGATTTGAATCATGTAAGTAATATTAATCAGGTTTTCCTTGTATAGTTTTTCCTAAACCAATATATTAGTGTCCAATGTACAAAGTAATATATCAATGAATAATACAATCTCCTTTACCGGTCTGTTTATCATGGTATCAAGAGCAGGAATGATTTTTGGCTCAAACAATCTTCATCATAGCCGGATTATACCTTTCTCGACCACTTTTTAGCCCAAAACCAAATCAGAAAACCAGAACCTACATATCAGAAACATGTCAGACACAGAAGACATCAAAACCGATCCAGAAAATTCAACGAGATTGAAGAACAGTAAGAATGTCACTGTGGCGTTCAAGCTAAATGGAAAGAATTACCCACTGTGGTCAAGACTTATAAAAGTCAAGATCGGAGGGTGAGGTGCTTATTCGCACATCAGAAACAACCCTCCAGAACAGGGAAGCAAAGGATACGACGATTGGGAAGAAGATGACTTGGTGGTGTTATCTTGGATCGTAGACAACATCGAGAATGATATTATCGCTGATTTTTCCCGCCATCTGACATCCAAGGCACTATGGGACAGCGTCGCTGTAACGTTCGAAAACAAGGCGGACAAATATCATATCTACGATCTGGAAGAAAAGGCAATAAACATCAAACAGGGAAACCTTGATCTGGATACTTATTACCAGAGGATCTACGGGTTGTGGATCAACATCGACAGAAGCCAGAAGCAGCCGATTAGTTGTTGTGATAAGGGAATCGATCAGTTTCGAACACACTCGAATGAGAAACGATTGATTAAATTTTTGGCCGGATTGAATCAGGAGTATGATTTAAATCGGAGGGACATTTTGAAGGAGGAACCGACCCCATCAGTGGAGGCAGCCTACGGATGGGTGAAGACGAAGGCGGCTCAACGTCGAATCATGCCACCGGCGTCGCATCCACCCACTGTAGATGCCGACGACGAGAATGTCGAATCATCATTTGGGGAAATTGGACATGGGCTTGCTTCTTAGAGCATTCGTCCGCCACATCGGGATCGACCTCAATGCCCCGGAGCTGCCGGCCGACCAGAAAACTGGCAGGACAAGTCCAGCCTCTAGTGCAACCATTGCCAGAAACCGAAGCACACATACGAAATGTGCTTCAAACGATTCGGATACCCGGAATGGTAGGAGGAGAGGCAGAGAACGAGAGCCGCTCAACCCTAGGCAAAGATGGCGGTCGGAGTTATAGAGGAGGGGCAGCCGCGAAATCTGACCGGAAATCATGGTGGAACGACCAATCAAAGGTCGACGGTGACTGGGGAGGCCTCAACCAGCGGCGACAATGTACAGAGAGTCGGCAATTTTGCCGAACGGGCAGAGACTGCGCCGCCAACAGGAGGTATCAGGTTTGGTTTTTAACCAAACGCTAGCCCTTTTTCTAATTCATGTTTTTTACCCCGGAATTATGTGAATTTAGGAATTAAACCCCATTCTCTTAAAAAGGAACCCCCAGATTATCTGAATTTATGTATTGACCCCTTGAATATCCAGAATCCTGATACACCCCAAAACAGTGAGAAAAAGTGAAATACACCCCAGCATATGCAATTATGTGTCGAAAAATCCATTTGCTCCATTAGAAAAATTATCCGCTGCATTTCTTGTGAATAAAGGGGTTGAAACAACAAAGGGgtggatttttttattgtggggcgACTAATACTATGACCCCGGATAAGAGTGATTTTAGTGACATGAGTGGAGTTACAAAAACGTATATTAAGACTGCGAGTGGGGAATTGATTACTGTTGAGGGTTCTGACACTATTAAAATCTCTCATACTCTCAAACTTAAGAATTGCTTATATGTTCCGACTTTGTCTCAGCGATTGATGTCTATAAGTCATGTGACGAAGGAGTTGAATTGCACTCTTCTAATGCATCATGATTTTGGCATTTTACAGGATATTCGGAagaggaggattcttgggcgtggcactgagaagcatGGACTatactacgtggacgagatagctcaaactggcagtgcaatgctggctcacggatccacgaaACAAGAAATTTAGCTGTGGCACTGAAGGCTAGGACATCCTTCTCCTGGTTACTTTAAActtctttttccgaacctttctATTCCTACTGATTTTTCATTGAGACTtatgttttggccaagagccacagataATCTTTTAAACTCTCGAACACTCGTATGAATTCTATTTTTTCCTTagtacattctgatgtgtggggtcccgCACCTATTGTTGGTGGGGGAAAATTTTCGatactttgtgatatttgttgatgattgcactaggatgacttggatttattttatgaaacataAGTCTGAAGTTGTGGATAAATTTATCTTGTTTTTTAAAATGGTCCAAACCCAATTTCACACCACCATCAAAACACTtcgatctgataatgggagggaattcgtTAATAGTTCTATGACCTAATTTTGTCAAGAAAAGGGAATGGTTCATCTAACCTCTTGTGCTTACACgcccgaacaaaatggggtagttAAAAGGAAAAATAGAACCATCCTAGAAATAACTCAGGCTCTAATGATCGAATCCAAAGTCCCCAAAcatttttggccagaagccataGCCACATCTGTCTACCTCATGAACCGACTACCCACAAAAATCCTTGACAAGAAAACCCCTCTTGATGTCCTGTCTAAACTATCCAAAATTCCCCAACAGCTAAACCTACAACCTAAAGTCTTTGGATGCACTGTCTATGTCCATATTCCTAAACACGAAAGAACCAAGCTATCCCTGTGTGCTACTAAATGTGTCTTCATTGGGTATAGGGTAAACCAAAAGGGATATCGTTGTTTTGATCCCAACACCAGAAAAAACATCACTACCATGAACTGCAATTTTTTGGAAACCGAATGCTTGtaccacacccaccttagtagtcagggggagagtgatctAGGTAATTCTGCGGACTACCTAAGTTGGGTCGTGCCACTTCCAAACTCTTCGATTGAAGATCTAACAGAACCAGTTGTCATTGCCGCCGAGCAAGTCTCGCCAGCAAAGCCGTCTCACCCGCGACCCTTTGATCCTCCTCCGACGGTATCCGAGGTAATCTCTGAACCAAGTTCCGATTGGTTTCTACTGGCTCTATTAATACAGTGTCGCCTGAAGAAGATAACACAGTTGACAGTGACATTGGGAGGTATATTCTTCCTCCCCGGAGTACACGGGGGATCCCGTCGAAAAGATACTCTCCTGAGAAAATTGGAAAGAAAAGCCGGTATGGAGTGACGAATTTTTTACAAGGAAATTTGACAAAGATGGCACGAGCATTCGAGGCTGTCATCTACGAAGAAGAGGATATTCCACAATCAGCCGAGGAAGCAATGAAGCATAAACACTGGAGGGAGGCTATGTTTACTGAGATGAAGGCATTGATGAGGAACAATACTTGGGTGAAAGGCGAACTGCCTGAAGGAGTAAAGGCTGTCGGGTGTAGATGGGTATTCACGATAAAGCGAAGACCAGACGACACGATAGAGaggtacaaggccagacttGTGGCGAAGGGATACACCCAGACTTATGGTGTAGATTATGCTGAAAAGTTTTCTCCTGTGGTGAAAATTAACACTGTGAGGGTGTTGTTCTTGTTGGAAAAAAAGTGTAAAACATGGAGGATTTTGGAGGCTTTTCACATGGCCTAGACCTATGGCCTTTCAACTTGTGTAACCTCTAATTTCTTCATGTTGTATCTTGAATGCCAAGCTTTTCAAGTACCATCctctatcctataaataggtggatTTGAGGGATATGAAATACACCAACGACGAACATTCTCTCTTTTCCCTCAAGgtctctacatcatagtgtgcatcttaggagcattgtctagctcgattctcggaactccatcaagttcgccggtgcctagcgggtttgaggtgcttctacacgctaggaggaagtcgttttatctttgggggtaataagccattccgtgagcactagtcgGGGCGTAATttatcttgcggaaagagggctttcctcgactcgacttataaatttggtttgctttatttcctttgtaattttcattcatctttttgttgcaagttttcTTTCGATTGTattagttagagtaccgcctgtacacggcttgggaatttcttccgactatttctaacaatcgcaagacaaattagtgtactcttctaagacaggGTTATATCAATCGAAGTTGGAGAAAACATGAGCttcaaagctggaatgaagaaacgaacagtaccaatgttcatgggctacgaaatggctaattccttgagatctactctcttgagaattgtgtttatcgtttgtcattttacaagcaagaccaatttagacttgatagtagtaattgggatgcatgggttgttgaatataccaatgcacatatggttcaatataattgtgtacttattggtggagacaatattgtgcaaatta
This DNA window, taken from Salvia splendens isolate huo1 chromosome 18, SspV2, whole genome shotgun sequence, encodes the following:
- the LOC121775972 gene encoding uncharacterized protein LOC121775972 isoform X1, which translates into the protein MDALMNLESVLRSKQVQLTAQEVNALQSWRDRAERDLSVGGLAGSVTSWLVTKRLDKQMRILLSAGAGSLFGLVLLNRSIRSSVDYMLSLQGTRVQGELAHIILRNNQSNGWAYQYVSKYFYPEVVFVDASVDKAFYRWRYRNTSGDAIASQTQSTTEANSNEKDAKMIAKETEQVCASAGSNTAENPFDLIFGFPESAKEVSDQADAPKILSRRQARKEKRLHRRHRHGREVESEI
- the LOC121775972 gene encoding uncharacterized protein LOC121775972 isoform X2 → MDALMNLESVLRSKQVQLTAQEVNALQSWRDRAERDLSVGGLAGSVTSWLVTKRLDKQMRILLSAGAGSLFGLVLLNRSIRSSVDYMLSLQGTRVQGELAHIILRNNQSNGWAYQYVSKYFYPEVVFVDASVDKAFYRWRYRNTSGDAIASQTQSTTEANSNEKDAKMIAKETEQASAGSNTAENPFDLIFGFPESAKEVSDQADAPKILSRRQARKEKRLHRRHRHGREVESEI